A region from the Sandaracinus amylolyticus genome encodes:
- a CDS encoding Smr/MutS family protein, with protein sequence MSDDDDDFRPDAVVALPIDGVLDLHTFDPRELGDLLPTWIDECRAHGLFELRIVHGKGTGALRRSVHAILARRDDVLEYRLAPPERGGWGATLVTLRKL encoded by the coding sequence GTGAGCGACGACGACGACGACTTCCGTCCCGACGCGGTCGTCGCGCTGCCGATCGACGGGGTGCTCGACCTGCACACGTTCGATCCGCGCGAGCTCGGCGATCTGTTGCCGACGTGGATCGACGAGTGCCGCGCGCACGGGCTCTTCGAGCTGCGCATCGTGCACGGCAAGGGCACCGGCGCGCTGCGCCGCAGCGTGCACGCGATCCTCGCGCGGCGTGACGACGTGCTCGAGTATCGCCTCGCGCCGCCGGAGCGCGGCGGGTGGGGCGCGACCCTCGTGACGCTACGGAAACTGTAG
- a CDS encoding ATP-binding protein translates to MGRDPRDATETVANVTTGRAAWYVGRSMASRRAAGGVARPRRAAAGSGGPELRVPDPPDRFVGRRAEIDALTARIEGGARVLTLLGPPGTGKTRLSIALARESASRGIVEGAIFVDLSAATSLDDVVRDVAGAIDLRLGGSVDAASGAARIGEALAARGRTLLVLDNFEQITAHAVATVAPWSAKSSALTIVVTSREVMRVRGEDVVEIPPLAVPDEGAAGAAIATTDAVLLLLARAPGYVPQGDDELAAIAEIARRLEGIPLALELAASRLALMGAIELRDRLAEGSLETGRLSGLDVLAHGRRDAPARQATLRGAIDWSWDLLSDEERRALTCLALHRGTFSVDAAVATIARDSREERGALEILQSLREKSLVARAHQGRVRLLESVREYGLEKLEDREAGLRMARFFGREGAKRLGELRGRHARAALAWLAVEREPMLAAHDAIATRDDAESVALRVDLLLAIDAVVARLGPGGAHLERLDAVIASPALASDATRATRALVARARVLRDRGEMDACVRDLESARDRLSGGAVRVELGEAWLAQGRFEDATTELELALSEARRDRDRRAEQRAHAALGLVHHGRGKLDVAQEHYALALDLAISLGDAHAEAQARRDLGNLCLMRGEHDRARAHYEEALARSPGDDLRLEGLVRGNLAILDQEQGHLDEAHAHLERALACLRTVGDRPFEAHLLGYLGAVHHERGQLVAARAAYSRALEVLSEVRDVRLEGVFLAARAAALASSGRAGAAQNDLELAERRLREVGDPALIATLDLHRAQVAIAAAIERGVRGESEAAIARAREVITAAETFAAQSDDVRFAMRMLRRALPADELEIADGAAWFRVPGREVVDLGSRPTIARVLDALASARLRAPGEPVGIDELVAAGWPGEKVMPLAAQNRVRVAVTTLRNLGLRGVVVFKEGGHLLDASVPLRRVPA, encoded by the coding sequence GTGGGGCGCGACCCTCGTGACGCTACGGAAACTGTAGCGAACGTGACGACCGGGCGGGCCGCGTGGTACGTCGGCCGGTCGATGGCGAGCCGCCGTGCAGCGGGGGGTGTGGCACGCCCGCGACGGGCCGCAGCAGGCTCGGGCGGGCCCGAGCTCCGCGTTCCCGATCCGCCCGATCGCTTCGTCGGACGGCGCGCCGAGATCGACGCGCTCACGGCGCGGATCGAGGGTGGCGCGCGCGTGCTCACGCTCCTCGGCCCGCCCGGCACCGGCAAGACGCGCCTCTCGATCGCGCTCGCGCGCGAGAGCGCATCGCGCGGCATCGTCGAGGGCGCGATCTTCGTCGACCTCTCGGCCGCGACCTCGCTCGACGACGTCGTGCGCGACGTCGCGGGCGCGATCGATCTACGGCTCGGCGGCAGCGTCGACGCGGCGAGCGGCGCGGCGCGCATCGGCGAGGCGTTGGCGGCGCGCGGGCGCACGCTGCTCGTGCTCGACAACTTCGAGCAGATCACCGCGCACGCCGTCGCGACCGTCGCGCCGTGGAGCGCGAAGTCGAGCGCGCTGACGATCGTCGTGACCTCGCGCGAGGTGATGCGGGTGCGCGGCGAGGACGTCGTCGAGATCCCTCCGCTCGCGGTGCCCGACGAGGGCGCAGCGGGCGCCGCGATCGCGACGACCGACGCGGTGCTGCTCCTGCTCGCGCGCGCGCCGGGGTACGTGCCGCAGGGCGACGACGAGCTCGCCGCGATCGCCGAGATCGCGCGACGCCTCGAGGGCATCCCGCTCGCGCTCGAGCTCGCCGCGTCACGCCTCGCGCTGATGGGCGCGATCGAGCTGCGCGATCGGCTCGCCGAGGGATCGCTCGAGACGGGGCGCCTCAGCGGGCTCGACGTGCTCGCGCACGGTCGTCGCGATGCGCCCGCGCGACAAGCGACGCTGCGCGGTGCGATCGACTGGTCGTGGGATCTCTTGAGCGACGAGGAGCGCCGCGCGCTCACGTGCCTCGCGCTCCATCGCGGCACGTTCTCGGTCGACGCCGCGGTCGCGACCATCGCGCGCGACTCGCGCGAAGAGCGCGGCGCGCTCGAGATCCTGCAGTCGCTGCGCGAGAAGTCGCTCGTGGCGCGCGCCCATCAAGGGCGGGTGCGCCTGCTCGAGAGCGTGCGCGAGTACGGCCTCGAGAAGCTCGAGGATCGCGAGGCCGGGCTGCGCATGGCGCGCTTCTTCGGGCGCGAGGGCGCGAAGCGCCTCGGCGAGCTGCGAGGACGCCATGCGCGCGCCGCGCTCGCGTGGCTCGCGGTCGAGCGCGAGCCCATGCTCGCCGCGCACGACGCGATCGCGACGCGCGACGATGCCGAATCCGTCGCGCTCCGCGTCGACCTGCTGCTCGCGATCGACGCGGTGGTCGCGCGGCTCGGCCCGGGCGGAGCCCACCTCGAGCGCCTCGATGCGGTGATCGCCTCGCCTGCCCTCGCCTCGGACGCGACGCGCGCGACCCGAGCGCTGGTCGCGCGTGCGCGCGTGCTGCGCGATCGCGGTGAGATGGACGCGTGCGTGCGCGATCTCGAGTCCGCGCGCGATCGGCTGAGCGGTGGCGCGGTGCGCGTGGAGCTCGGCGAGGCGTGGCTCGCGCAAGGGCGCTTCGAGGACGCGACGACCGAGCTCGAGCTCGCGCTCTCCGAGGCACGACGTGATCGTGACCGCCGCGCCGAGCAGCGCGCGCACGCCGCGCTCGGCCTGGTGCACCACGGGCGCGGCAAGCTCGACGTCGCGCAGGAGCACTACGCGCTCGCGCTCGATCTCGCGATCTCGCTCGGAGACGCCCACGCCGAGGCCCAGGCGCGGCGCGATCTCGGCAACCTGTGCTTGATGCGCGGCGAGCACGACCGCGCGCGCGCCCACTACGAAGAAGCGCTCGCGCGATCGCCGGGCGACGATCTGCGCCTCGAGGGCCTGGTGCGCGGGAACCTCGCGATCCTCGACCAGGAGCAGGGCCACCTCGACGAAGCGCACGCGCACCTCGAGCGCGCGCTCGCGTGCCTGCGCACGGTGGGCGATCGCCCGTTCGAGGCGCACCTGCTCGGCTACCTCGGCGCGGTGCACCACGAGCGCGGTCAGCTCGTCGCGGCGCGCGCGGCGTACTCGCGCGCGCTCGAGGTGCTCTCGGAGGTGCGCGACGTGCGGCTCGAGGGCGTGTTCCTCGCAGCACGCGCGGCCGCGCTCGCATCGAGCGGACGCGCGGGCGCTGCGCAGAACGATCTCGAGCTCGCGGAGCGCAGGCTGCGCGAGGTGGGCGATCCCGCGCTGATCGCGACGCTCGACCTGCATCGCGCACAGGTCGCGATCGCGGCGGCGATCGAGCGCGGGGTGCGCGGCGAGAGCGAAGCCGCGATCGCGCGCGCGAGAGAGGTGATCACCGCCGCCGAGACGTTCGCGGCGCAGAGCGACGACGTGCGCTTCGCGATGCGAATGCTCCGTCGCGCGCTCCCGGCGGACGAGCTCGAGATCGCCGACGGCGCGGCGTGGTTCCGCGTGCCGGGCCGCGAGGTCGTCGATCTCGGATCACGCCCGACGATCGCGCGGGTGCTCGATGCGCTCGCGAGCGCGCGGCTGCGCGCGCCGGGCGAGCCGGTGGGCATCGACGAGCTCGTCGCGGCGGGATGGCCCGGCGAGAAGGTCATGCCGCTCGCGGCGCAGAACCGCGTGCGCGTCGCGGTGACCACGCTGCGCAACCTCGGGCTGCGCGGCGTCGTCGTGTTCAAGGAGGGCGGGCACCTCCTCGATGCATCGGTGCCGCTCCGTCGCGTCCCCGCGTGA
- a CDS encoding NADAR family protein, translating into MLSRGRDPDTGEEFVFFYGHEVLFSQWHPAPFTLAGAPFPTAEHWMMAAKALLFRDVEMLGAILVAPHPREAKALGRKVRNFDDAIWKARSADLVYAGNDAKLAAPERRDVLLATKGATLVEASPRDRIWGIGLGASHPDACRRARWRGQNRLGRVLTELRDDWLAERADARAARALEGLELAWLAR; encoded by the coding sequence ATGCTGTCGCGCGGACGAGACCCGGACACGGGCGAGGAATTCGTCTTCTTCTACGGCCACGAGGTGCTCTTCTCGCAGTGGCACCCCGCGCCGTTCACGCTCGCGGGCGCGCCCTTCCCCACGGCGGAGCACTGGATGATGGCGGCCAAGGCGCTGCTCTTCCGCGACGTGGAGATGCTCGGCGCGATCCTCGTCGCGCCGCATCCGCGCGAGGCGAAGGCGCTCGGTCGCAAGGTGCGCAATTTCGACGACGCGATCTGGAAGGCGCGCTCCGCGGACCTCGTCTACGCCGGCAACGACGCGAAGCTCGCAGCGCCGGAGCGCCGCGACGTGCTCCTCGCGACGAAGGGCGCGACGCTGGTCGAGGCGAGCCCGCGTGATCGCATCTGGGGCATCGGCCTCGGCGCGAGCCATCCCGACGCGTGCCGTCGTGCCCGATGGCGCGGCCAGAATCGCCTCGGCCGAGTGCTCACCGAGCTGCGCGACGACTGGCTCGCCGAGCGCGCCGACGCGCGCGCCGCGCGCGCGCTCGAGGGGCTCGAGCTCGCGTGGCTCGCGAGGTGA
- a CDS encoding YncE family protein has product MRWRTWGILLGWMGAALVTTACGDDGGAGDGNDAGPIAPGEDAGPGQDGGPIDDLDGGSLPLTARVLPTNGSAIALTSDDAYAVAANRQAGTITVLRFTPGPTPLLEVVADFDVGASEPWSVVIGNDDDTAYVILREAQQVVRIDDLRGTPALAASRAATGSEPTGIAISPTGRALYVAEWAEGRVSVIDTATMSRTSSIDLNAALVATGALGPTAVARAGLAHPRALVITNDGDTEDDDEQLFVTEYFAQDRVGATLPADESRFDVAKQGIVYRAALSAPSVVSTITLSPVADTGFVDSVGNTTGCFPNQLQTVALDSGRLHVGALCASPRGPTGGAVPNFKTEVHTAIFAIDVATGTELPESRLLLTRAFTDRYDAASTPEDASRRIPLIATDLAFIRAGRVGYVTAYGSDAVFRFVYGDDGRVTEVGSAANSFINLAPGGRLPLGIAIARGATVQALVLNEATRNVSILAFQTQSVVSAVQVTAMPSEGSDEAHALEGRRLFVTGLGRWSLNGQSWNSCESCHGDGLTDNVTWFFARGPRQSTSLDGSYDSADPTERRVFNWTGIFDEMHDFELNTRGNSGGVGAIVHATSTPPVAADRLHFDGSTPVPDGQVATATPQAGLNGSTQGMMPGAAGAQRSVLPDWDRIDAYVRTVRSPHAPTSLNAADVAAGRALFEANNCAGCHGTSMWTISRVFYTPSEANNHPVTGLLRTTTYTADAAFPAALNPATAGAGRTASLRFPAGPTAAANDQIQCVLRNVGTFPGTGSLPVAPEGVVTSEVRQDMTTIAQGASGYNPPSLLGMATGAPYFHAGNARTLEEVFATTFRAHHTAMSVNFLIGGTRDQEIRQIVAFLLSIDEGTAPVDVPSEAQLGYDATLCPDAF; this is encoded by the coding sequence CGCGTACGCGGTCGCCGCGAACCGTCAGGCGGGCACGATCACGGTGCTGCGCTTCACGCCGGGGCCGACGCCGCTGCTCGAGGTGGTCGCGGACTTCGACGTCGGCGCGTCGGAGCCGTGGTCGGTCGTGATCGGCAACGACGACGACACCGCGTACGTGATCCTGCGCGAGGCGCAGCAGGTCGTCCGCATCGACGATCTTCGCGGCACGCCCGCGCTCGCCGCGTCGCGCGCGGCGACCGGCAGCGAGCCCACGGGCATCGCGATCTCGCCGACGGGGCGCGCGCTCTACGTCGCGGAGTGGGCCGAGGGCCGCGTCAGCGTGATCGACACCGCGACGATGTCGCGCACGTCGTCGATCGATCTGAACGCAGCGCTGGTCGCGACCGGCGCGCTCGGCCCGACCGCGGTCGCGCGCGCCGGGCTCGCGCATCCGCGCGCGCTCGTGATCACGAACGACGGCGACACCGAGGACGACGACGAGCAGCTCTTCGTCACCGAGTACTTCGCGCAGGATCGTGTGGGCGCGACGCTGCCCGCCGACGAGTCGCGCTTCGACGTCGCGAAGCAGGGCATCGTCTATCGCGCCGCGCTGAGCGCGCCGAGCGTGGTGTCGACGATCACGCTCTCGCCGGTCGCCGACACCGGGTTCGTCGACAGCGTGGGCAACACGACCGGCTGCTTCCCGAACCAGCTCCAGACCGTCGCGCTCGACTCGGGGCGCCTGCACGTCGGTGCGCTCTGCGCGTCGCCGCGCGGCCCGACCGGCGGTGCGGTGCCGAACTTCAAGACCGAGGTGCACACCGCGATCTTCGCGATCGACGTCGCGACCGGCACCGAGCTGCCCGAGAGCCGTCTCCTGCTCACGCGCGCGTTCACCGATCGCTACGACGCCGCGAGCACGCCCGAGGACGCCTCGCGCCGCATCCCGCTCATCGCGACCGATCTCGCGTTCATCCGCGCGGGGCGCGTCGGCTACGTCACGGCGTACGGCTCGGACGCCGTGTTCCGCTTCGTCTACGGCGACGACGGGCGCGTGACCGAGGTCGGCTCCGCGGCGAACTCGTTCATCAACCTCGCGCCGGGCGGTCGCCTGCCGCTGGGCATCGCGATCGCGCGCGGCGCGACGGTGCAGGCGCTCGTGCTCAACGAGGCGACGCGAAACGTGTCGATCCTCGCGTTCCAGACGCAGTCGGTGGTGAGCGCGGTGCAGGTGACCGCGATGCCCTCGGAGGGCTCGGACGAGGCGCACGCGCTCGAGGGCCGCCGTCTCTTCGTGACCGGGCTCGGGCGCTGGTCGCTGAACGGCCAGTCGTGGAACTCGTGCGAGAGCTGCCACGGTGACGGGCTCACCGACAACGTCACGTGGTTCTTCGCGCGCGGCCCGCGCCAGAGCACGTCGCTCGACGGCAGCTACGACTCCGCGGATCCCACCGAGCGCCGCGTCTTCAACTGGACCGGCATCTTCGACGAGATGCACGACTTCGAGCTCAACACGCGCGGCAACTCGGGCGGCGTGGGCGCGATCGTGCACGCGACGAGCACGCCCCCCGTGGCCGCCGATCGCCTCCACTTCGACGGCAGCACGCCGGTGCCCGACGGTCAGGTCGCGACCGCGACGCCGCAAGCGGGCCTCAACGGATCGACGCAGGGCATGATGCCGGGCGCGGCGGGCGCGCAGCGCTCCGTGCTGCCCGACTGGGATCGCATCGACGCGTACGTGCGCACCGTCCGCTCGCCGCACGCGCCGACCTCGCTGAACGCCGCGGACGTCGCCGCGGGCCGCGCGCTCTTCGAGGCGAACAACTGCGCCGGCTGCCACGGCACGTCGATGTGGACGATCTCGCGCGTGTTCTACACGCCGAGCGAGGCCAACAACCATCCGGTCACCGGCCTGCTCCGCACGACGACGTACACGGCCGACGCGGCGTTCCCCGCGGCGCTCAACCCGGCGACCGCGGGCGCGGGACGCACCGCGAGCCTGCGCTTCCCGGCGGGCCCGACCGCGGCGGCGAACGATCAGATCCAGTGCGTGCTCCGCAACGTCGGCACGTTCCCCGGGACCGGCAGCCTCCCGGTCGCGCCCGAGGGCGTGGTCACGAGCGAGGTGCGCCAGGACATGACGACGATCGCGCAGGGCGCGAGCGGCTACAACCCGCCCTCGCTGCTCGGCATGGCGACCGGCGCGCCCTACTTCCACGCGGGCAACGCGCGCACCCTCGAAGAGGTGTTCGCGACGACGTTCCGCGCCCACCACACCGCGATGTCGGTGAACTTCCTGATCGGCGGCACGCGTGATCAGGAGATCCGTCAGATCGTCGCGTTCCTGCTCTCGATCGACGAGGGCACGGCGCCGGTCGACGTGCCGAGCGAAGCGCAGCTCGGCTACGACGCGACGCTCTGCCCCGACGCATTCTGA